The following is a genomic window from Elusimicrobiota bacterium.
TGCCGTTGAACTTCCTTGATCACCGACAGGCTTGTTTCAGTTCCAAATTTCACATTGAACAAGGCGTTGGTTCCCGCTTTGGTATGAATGGCTTTCCCAAAGGTTTTCGCATCAATGGCGATTTCAACAGGTTTTCCGTTTCCGTACAAACTACCGGGAATCCACCCTTCTTGCCTCAATTGCGTTAAATTCTTCTTTGTATTTTTATCTCCCAAATCTCTGGGTTTTACTTCTAGTTCGATTCTCTGCATAACATCCTCCTACACAAACAACGCACTCACGGTGCGTTCCTCATGAATTCTTTTTATGGCTTCTCCTAATATGGAAGCCACTGATAAAACTTTTATTTTGCTGAGTTTTTTCCCATTGAGCGCGATGGTGTCTGTAATCACAAGCTCCTCAAGCGGTGCCGATTCCAAACGTTCAATGGCCGGGCCCGCCAACACACCATGAGAGCAAGCGGCATACACTTTTGTGGCTCCTGTCGCGCGTAAAGCCTTGGCCGCCTTGGCCAAGGTTCCTGCCGTGTCCACCAAATCATCCACAATCAAAGCGATTTTTCCACGAACATCACCCACCACATGCAAAACGTCTGCATCGGTCGGAGAGGTCCGGCGTTTGTCAATGATGGCCAAATCATAATTGAGCCGTTTCGCGAAGGCTCTCGCGCGCTCCACTCCGCCCGCATCAGGAGAGACCACCACCACATCCTTTAAACGCTTCTTTTTAAAGTAATCAATGATCACAGGACTTGAATAGAGATGATCCACCGGGATGTCAAAAAATCCTTGGATTTGACCGGCATGGAGATCCATGGTTAAAACCCGGTCGGCCCCCGCCGTTACGATTAAATTGGAAACCAATTTCGATGAAATGGGAACCCGCGGTTGAGCTTTTCGGTCTTGGCGTCCATAACCAAAATAAGGAATCACGGGCGTAATTCTGGTTGCACTGGCGCGTCTGAGCGCGTCCATAATGAGTAGCAACTCCATCAAATTGTCGTTGGCAGGCTCACTGGTGGGCTGAAGAATAAAACAGTCCGTTCCGCGAACATTCTCTAAAATTTTAATTTCAATTTCGCCATCGGGAAACCGGCCCACATAGGCCTTCCCAAGAGGAATTCCCAATTCTCTCGCCACAGCCCTGGCCAAAGCGGGGTTGGCGTTTCCGGCAAAAAGTTTAAGTTGACTCACTATTTTTTTCCTTTTCTTTTAGAAGCTTTGGCCCAATTTTTTTTGGTCACCTGTACCGATCGCTCCAAAGCCAACGACCAGGCAGGTACGTCCTTATTAATACTCGATCCAGCGCCCACAACCGCATGCGCACCCACGCGCACAGGAGCAATCAAATTAACATTGGAACCGATGAAGGCGTTATCCTGAATCTGGGTGGGATATTTCTTGACACCGTCGTAGTTGCAGGTAATTGTGCCGGCGCCGATATTAACATTTTTTCCAATTGTGGCATCCCCCAAATACGTCAAATGGTTGGCTTTGGACCCCTCTCCCAATGTGGACTTCTTGATCTCAGAAAAATTCCCCAAATGGGCATTGCGCCCGACCTCGCTACCGGGCCTCACTCGAGAATAAGGGCCCACCCGAGCGCCAGAGCGAATGAGAGCGCCCTCTGAAAAACTGGATTGAAAAATCACTCTGTTTTCAATTTGAGTATCTTGAATATGGGCCCAAGGCCCAATTTGACAACCCGATCCCACCTTCGTCTGGCCCAAAAGAAAGGTTTGTGGCCAAAGCACCGTATCTGACCCCACCTTTACCGTATCCGCCACGTAAGTCGATTTGGGATCTACAATTGTGACCCCCGCCGCCATCAAAGCTTCCGCCTTTCGTCGATAAAGGGCGATTTCTGCCTTGGCCAACTCAGCGCGGCTGTTAATGCCCATGGTCTCATCGGGGTCGACACAAATAAGTCCCCCGATTCGACCGCCTTCTTGACGGAGCAACTCAAGCGTATCGGTGAGATAATATTCCTTCTTAACATTGTTGTTTTTGAGTTTGGGAATCACATGAGCCAAGGCGGCCGCATCAAAACAATAGGTCCCAGTGTTGATCTCATTAATTTCCAGTTCGCGGGGATTGGCATCCAAATGTTCAACAATTTTTTCAACCGATCCGTCTTTGGAGCGAAGAATGCGTCCATAGCCATACGGGTTGGGCATTTTTGTGGTGAGAACGGTCGCGCGATTGTTGTCTTTGACATGGGCATGGATCAGTTCTTTAAAACTTTGAGCGGATATAAGGGGAGCGTCACCACAGGCAAGAAGGACGAGCCCCTTTTGTTTTTTCAGCCAGGAGAGCGCCTGCCGCACCGCCCCACCGGACCCATCTTGCACGGATTGACTGACGAATTGGGTTTTGGGGAATTTTTGGTGAATAACCTGTTTGACCTGCTCTCCCCCATGCCCCACCACCACACATACGCTCGAAGGACGAACGAATTGACCCGTGCGAACCACACGCTCCACCATGGGAATTCCACAGACCGGGTGGAGCACCTTGGGAAGTGAAGATTTCATGCGGGTGCCTTTACCGGCCGCTAAGATGAGGATGGAAATGGGTTTCATAAGCCGGGGTGGATCTTAC
Proteins encoded in this region:
- the prs gene encoding Ribose-phosphate pyrophosphokinase; protein product: MSQLKLFAGNANPALARAVARELGIPLGKAYVGRFPDGEIEIKILENVRGTDCFILQPTSEPANDNLMELLLIMDALRRASATRITPVIPYFGYGRQDRKAQPRVPISSKLVSNLIVTAGADRVLTMDLHAGQIQGFFDIPVDHLYSSPVIIDYFKKKRLKDVVVVSPDAGGVERARAFAKRLNYDLAIIDKRRTSPTDADVLHVVGDVRGKIALIVDDLVDTAGTLAKAAKALRATGATKVYAACSHGVLAGPAIERLESAPLEELVITDTIALNGKKLSKIKVLSVASILGEAIKRIHEERTVSALFV
- the glmU_2 gene encoding Bifunctional protein GlmU — translated: MKPISILILAAGKGTRMKSSLPKVLHPVCGIPMVERVVRTGQFVRPSSVCVVVGHGGEQVKQVIHQKFPKTQFVSQSVQDGSGGAVRQALSWLKKQKGLVLLACGDAPLISAQSFKELIHAHVKDNNRATVLTTKMPNPYGYGRILRSKDGSVEKIVEHLDANPRELEINEINTGTYCFDAAALAHVIPKLKNNNVKKEYYLTDTLELLRQEGGRIGGLICVDPDETMGINSRAELAKAEIALYRRKAEALMAAGVTIVDPKSTYVADTVKVGSDTVLWPQTFLLGQTKVGSGCQIGPWAHIQDTQIENRVIFQSSFSEGALIRSGARVGPYSRVRPGSEVGRNAHLGNFSEIKKSTLGEGSKANHLTYLGDATIGKNVNIGAGTITCNYDGVKKYPTQIQDNAFIGSNVNLIAPVRVGAHAVVGAGSSINKDVPAWSLALERSVQVTKKNWAKASKRKGKK